A stretch of the Zonotrichia albicollis isolate bZonAlb1 chromosome 31, bZonAlb1.hap1, whole genome shotgun sequence genome encodes the following:
- the LOC141725890 gene encoding uncharacterized protein LOC141725890: MEDEEYPRRSCTRRGCKPSPGSCGEERAPLSQEGGRRSSQSSELVEKPHGREKPHKCLECGKVFSQSSNLIQHQRIHTGERPYQCGECGRSFRESSGLIQHQVIHTGVRPYKCGDCWKSFRDSSDLIRHQMIHTGKKPYECGECGKSFNQRSHLIQHQRIHTGERPYTCLECGKSYGWSSDLRKHQRSHTGEKPYECPECGKRFQISSTLLRHERIHTDERPFRCPDCGKGFNRKFALVSHQRIHSRERP, translated from the coding sequence ATGGAGGATGAGGAATATCCTCGGAGATCCTGCacaaggaggggctgcaaacccagcccagggagctgtggggaggaaagagcccccctgagccaggaaggcggccggaggtccagccagagctcagagctggtggagaagcctcatggcagggagaagccccacaagtgcttggaatgtgggaaggtTTTCAGCCAGAGCTCCAACCTGATCCAGCACCaaaggatccacactggggagcgGCCCTAccagtgtggggagtgtgggaggAGCTTTAGAGAGAGCTCTGGCCTAATTCAGCACCAGGTGATCCACACTGGGGTACGACCCTACAAATGTGGGGATTGTTGGAAGAGCTTCAGAGACAGCTCTGACCTGATCCggcaccagatgatccacactggcaAAAAGCCCTATgaatgtggggaatgtgggaagagcttcaaccAGAGATCCCACCtgatccagcaccagaggatccacactggggagcgGCCCTACAcctgcttggaatgtgggaagagctatGGGTGGAGCTCAGACCTGAGAAAACACCAGCgcagccacaccggggagaagccctacgagtgtcctgagtgtgggaagaggtttcagatcAGCTCCACTCTCCTCAGacatgagcggattcacacagaCGAGAGGCCgttccgctgccctgactgcgggaagggcttcaaccgCAAATTCGCCCTCGTCtcccaccagcgcatccactcCAGGGAGAGGCCCTga